The Terriglobus roseus sequence AAGCTTCCGCGCAAACCTTAATCGGGCCATTGCGCTTCAAAGCTATGAGCGTGTGACATCTCCTTTCGATGGGATAGTCACGCAGCGCAACACGGACGTCGGCGCCCTGGTGGGTGCGGGTGGGAGTTCGACACCGCCACCCATGAACTCCGCCAACTCGGGCACCGGTGGCTCGGCGAGCGCGAGCAGTTCCAACACGAGCGGTACCAGCGGCAACGGCAGCAGTACCGCGACACCCTCGACAGGGCAGGCCAGCGGAGGCGCACTCTTTGCGGTCGCACAAGTAGACAAGCTTCGTATCCTCGTAGCCGTGCCCGAGGGCTATTCCACCAGTATCGCAACGGGCATGCAGGCGCAGGTGTTTCTGCAAGAGCGAACGGGTAAGCCAATCTATGGGACCGTAACGCGCACCACGCACTCCATCGACGCGAACACGCGCACCATGCTGACAGAGGTCGATTTTGATAACCGCGACGGCAGCCTCAATCCCGGTATGTATACGGTCGTCACCTTCATTCAGGTTCGCGGTACACCGCCTTTGACTGTGCCCGGCGACGCAGTAATCGTTCGCCAGGACAAGACGATGGTCGCAATCGTGCGTGACATGAAGGTGCAGCTTGTCCCGGTGGAGATCGGGCGTGATTATGGTCCATCCGTCGAGATCCTAAGCGGCTTGCATGTGGGGGACCACGTGATCACAACGGTGACGGATGGTGTGCGGCAGGGCGCCAAGGTGCGGCCCATGCAACAGGGTGGTGAAAACGGCGAAGACGCCAGCGGTAATGGCGGCCAGCAGACCAACCGGGTACCCAACGCCGGTCCGAATGAGTATGGCGATCAGTCCATCGTGAACCAGAAGTCGGAAAGCACAAACAATCAAGGCAAGAAGGGTGGCGGCGGCGGGCAGCAGGGCAGCGGTGGGAAGCAATCGAATTCACAGGATAATAGCAAGTGAAGCTACTCCCTTCAACCCGAATGACAGCGTCTGCAGTGACTGCGCTTGCGTGCATGGGTAGTCTGGTCATGAGCGACGCTGTCGCCCAGCAGGGGCAGCAGCCGCCACCTTACACTGCGCAGCAGCCCGTCCTACCCAGCGTGCAATCACCGTCTGGCCAGCAGGCTATCCCGGAATCGCAACGTCCCACTGCTACTCCCGACGCGCCCCTACCGCAGCCGAATGGCAGCACCATCGACCTTCGCGATGTGAAGCCGTTAAGCGTTCAGCCGACGCGGCCAGCGGAACGTTCAACCATGCAGCAACATGCTCAGGACGATGCGACCAAGCCGAGGGCTGAGGGACTTTCGCCGCTGAAGACTGGGCTGTTTCATATCATCGGCGCATACCATCCAGCGCGTGTCGCGGAGTTGCCGGCAGGCGACACCTCACGGCTTGCCTCGCTCGTGCGCGATGGCAAGCTTTACCTTTCGCTGCATGATGCGTTGGCGCTCGCCATCGAAAACAATTTGGACGTTGAAGTGGGCCGCTACAGTCTTGGCCTTGCGGACACTGACCTGACTCGCGCAAAGGGAGGCGGCACGCTGCGTGGCCTGGATTACACGGTGACGCAGACGGCGCCAGGAGTGGGAGCCGCGACCACCCCGCTGCTGATCACGACCACCACCCAGAATGGCTCGCCAACCAACGCCTCGGTGACGGACCTCTCTCAGGTTACGCAGACCGGCAATACTTCGCAGCAGTCGTTGAGTGAGAGCGGGACGGATACCTACGCACAGGGGCCATCGATCCCTGTCTTCGATCCGACTCTGATCGGCGAGGCGGGGTATCTGAGGCGTTCCAACCAGACGTCATTGATCGAGACGAGCACGACCGGCACCGGCGCGGGCACCGGACCGCTCTCCTTCGTGAGCGCAGGGCTTGACTATCAACAGGGGTTCTCGCCGGGGACGCAGGTCGAGGCGTTCGTAAGCAATGCTCCCTCGGTCCTCTATGGACCTCAGCCGCAGTACGATCCATTCAAGTCGCCAAGCACCTCGCTGACCGTGACCCAGCCACTCCTGCGCGGACGCGGGCGTGCGGTGAATCTCCGCTTTGTGCGGATCGCACAGATCAACCAGAGGGTTTCGCGACTGTTGTTTGAACAGCAAGTGCTGGAGACGGTCTACGGTGTCTCGCGCCTCTACTACGACCTGGTTTCTCTTGGCGAAAACATCGGCGTTAAGGAGCAGTCACTGGCCGCGGCTCAGCGGCTGCTGGACGACGACCGCAATCAGGTCTCTGAGGGGACTCTGGCGCCGATGGAACTCACGCGCGCGCAGGCCCTGGTGTCTTCGTCACGACTCGACTTGATCCAGGCTCGCGGTCAGTATCGTCAGCAGGAGGTCATTCTTCGGCAGCAACTGGTACGCGACATGGCTGACCCCGGCGCGCAAATCCTCTCGATCGTAGCGACCGATAAAATTACCGTGCCGGATGCCGCACCGCAGCTTGATGTCAATGCACTCACTTCAGACGCGCTGGCAAACAGGCCTGACCTTGCGCAGGCCGGATTGCAGGTTCAGGCAAATGAAGCCGCAGCTCGTGGCACCAGCAATGGTGTGAAGCCGCTCCTGAATTTGTATGCGAATGTTCAGACGCGCGGCTCGTCACTGGTGCCATACCAGACATTGGGATCGACTGGAACAGGCCTGGTCCAGGTGCCGACTGCCCTCACGACCGGAGGTCTCCGGCTTTCGACGATCTACCAGGCGGGGATTCAACTGAACCTGCCTCTCCGAAATCGGATCGCACAAGCCGATGCGGCGCGGGATGAAATCCAGCTGCGTCGCGCGCAGGGCCGCACGGCGAAGCTGGAGAACGATATCCGGCAACAGATCGAAAATGCGTCAGTTGCACTTGAAAATGCTCATGAGGCGTACACTGCCGCTGTGGAAAGCCGCGACTACCAGCAGCAGCTGCTGACGGCGGAGATTGATAAGTTCGCCGTAGGTGCGAGCACGAACTACATGATCATCCAGGATCAGGCATACCTGGCTCAGGCGCGGTCCACGGAAGTCGCAGCCCGGTCAGACTGGATGAAGGCCGAGATGGCGCTGGATCGTGCGCTCGGCGACCTGCTGGAGAAGAACCGGATCGAGCTGGATGATGCGATCCGTGCCGATGT is a genomic window containing:
- a CDS encoding TolC family protein — translated: MSDAVAQQGQQPPPYTAQQPVLPSVQSPSGQQAIPESQRPTATPDAPLPQPNGSTIDLRDVKPLSVQPTRPAERSTMQQHAQDDATKPRAEGLSPLKTGLFHIIGAYHPARVAELPAGDTSRLASLVRDGKLYLSLHDALALAIENNLDVEVGRYSLGLADTDLTRAKGGGTLRGLDYTVTQTAPGVGAATTPLLITTTTQNGSPTNASVTDLSQVTQTGNTSQQSLSESGTDTYAQGPSIPVFDPTLIGEAGYLRRSNQTSLIETSTTGTGAGTGPLSFVSAGLDYQQGFSPGTQVEAFVSNAPSVLYGPQPQYDPFKSPSTSLTVTQPLLRGRGRAVNLRFVRIAQINQRVSRLLFEQQVLETVYGVSRLYYDLVSLGENIGVKEQSLAAAQRLLDDDRNQVSEGTLAPMELTRAQALVSSSRLDLIQARGQYRQQEVILRQQLVRDMADPGAQILSIVATDKITVPDAAPQLDVNALTSDALANRPDLAQAGLQVQANEAAARGTSNGVKPLLNLYANVQTRGSSLVPYQTLGSTGTGLVQVPTALTTGGLRLSTIYQAGIQLNLPLRNRIAQADAARDEIQLRRAQGRTAKLENDIRQQIENASVALENAHEAYTAAVESRDYQQQLLTAEIDKFAVGASTNYMIIQDQAYLAQARSTEVAARSDWMKAEMALDRALGDLLEKNRIELDDAIRADVR
- a CDS encoding efflux RND transporter periplasmic adaptor subunit, with the translated sequence MSDDLQQRVYPEDERLRNVQEDPDRRMTRDEWEREESLARQAAHKRHENVKHDREVQEEYDRKHRAQHRNWGKILLWIGVGVAVLLLIFLVGYLPHHAEAKKAAAAAREREQDEPQVPVIEVKRSTKPGQLTVPGTTAPITEAYIYARANGYLKKRYVDIGDRVKKGQLLGLIDAPDLDQNVEMARQQLHQAEADEAQQQAQLDLKRVTWERWRTLVAKGVFSRQDGDQRETDYRAQLALVASSQRNVESFRANLNRAIALQSYERVTSPFDGIVTQRNTDVGALVGAGGSSTPPPMNSANSGTGGSASASSSNTSGTSGNGSSTATPSTGQASGGALFAVAQVDKLRILVAVPEGYSTSIATGMQAQVFLQERTGKPIYGTVTRTTHSIDANTRTMLTEVDFDNRDGSLNPGMYTVVTFIQVRGTPPLTVPGDAVIVRQDKTMVAIVRDMKVQLVPVEIGRDYGPSVEILSGLHVGDHVITTVTDGVRQGAKVRPMQQGGENGEDASGNGGQQTNRVPNAGPNEYGDQSIVNQKSESTNNQGKKGGGGGQQGSGGKQSNSQDNSK